A section of the Bradyrhizobium oligotrophicum S58 genome encodes:
- the hutU gene encoding urocanate hydratase, producing the protein MNRRLDNERVIRAPHGSDISAKSWLTEAPLRMLMNNLDPDVAEKPSELIVYGGIGRAARDWDSFDRIVASLRKLEADQTLVVQSGKPVGIFRTHPDAPRVLIANSNIVPHWATLDHFNALDRMGLMMYGQMTAGSWIYIGSQGIVQGTYETFVEIGRRHYNGDLSGKWILTAGLGGMGGAQPLAATMAGASMLAVECQPSRIEMRLRTGYLDRQAATLDEALAVMEEVAKTRKAVSVGLLGNAAEIFPELVRRGVRPDIVTDQTSAHDPINGYLPKGWTLADWETKRASEPKAVEQASKTSMVGHVQAMLDFHAMGIPTLDYGNNIRQMAKDMGLANAFDFPGFVPAYIRPLFCRGVGPFRWAALSGDPEDIYKTDAKVKELLPDNKHLHNWLDMARQRIKFQGLPARICWVGLGDRHRLGLAFNEMVARGELKAPIVIGRDHLDSGSVASPNRETEAMQDGSDAVSDWPLLNALLNCASGATWVSLHHGGGVGIGYSQHAGMVIVADGTDDAARRLERVLWNDPATGVMRHADAGYEDAIACAEANGLDLPSLAR; encoded by the coding sequence ATGAACCGACGCCTGGACAATGAGCGGGTGATCCGCGCGCCCCATGGCAGCGACATCAGCGCCAAGAGCTGGCTCACCGAAGCGCCGTTGCGCATGCTGATGAACAACCTCGATCCGGACGTGGCCGAGAAGCCGAGCGAGCTGATCGTCTATGGCGGCATCGGCCGCGCCGCGCGGGACTGGGACAGCTTTGATCGTATCGTTGCGTCGCTGCGCAAGCTGGAGGCCGACCAGACGCTGGTCGTGCAGTCGGGCAAGCCGGTCGGCATCTTCCGCACCCATCCGGACGCGCCGCGCGTGCTGATCGCCAACTCCAACATCGTGCCGCATTGGGCGACGCTCGATCACTTCAACGCGCTCGATCGCATGGGCCTGATGATGTACGGCCAGATGACGGCCGGCTCCTGGATCTATATCGGCAGCCAGGGCATTGTGCAGGGCACCTACGAGACCTTCGTCGAAATCGGCCGCCGCCACTACAATGGCGATCTCTCCGGCAAGTGGATTCTCACCGCAGGCCTCGGCGGCATGGGCGGCGCGCAGCCGCTCGCCGCGACGATGGCCGGCGCCTCGATGCTCGCCGTCGAATGCCAGCCGAGCCGGATCGAGATGCGGCTGCGCACCGGCTATCTCGATCGCCAGGCGGCGACGCTGGACGAGGCGCTGGCGGTGATGGAGGAGGTAGCCAAGACCAGGAAGGCGGTGTCGGTCGGCCTGCTCGGCAATGCCGCCGAGATCTTCCCCGAACTCGTGCGCCGTGGCGTGCGTCCCGACATCGTCACCGACCAAACCAGCGCGCATGATCCGATCAACGGCTATCTGCCGAAGGGCTGGACGCTCGCCGATTGGGAAACCAAGCGCGCCTCGGAGCCGAAGGCGGTCGAGCAGGCCTCCAAGACATCGATGGTCGGCCACGTCCAGGCGATGCTCGATTTCCACGCCATGGGCATCCCGACGCTCGACTACGGCAACAACATCCGCCAGATGGCGAAGGACATGGGCCTCGCCAACGCGTTCGATTTCCCCGGCTTCGTGCCGGCCTACATCCGCCCGCTGTTCTGCCGCGGCGTCGGCCCGTTCCGCTGGGCTGCGCTCTCGGGTGATCCCGAGGACATCTACAAGACCGACGCCAAGGTGAAGGAGCTGCTGCCGGACAACAAGCATCTCCACAACTGGCTCGACATGGCGCGGCAGCGCATCAAGTTCCAGGGCCTGCCGGCGCGAATCTGCTGGGTCGGGCTCGGCGATCGCCATCGCCTGGGGCTTGCCTTCAACGAGATGGTCGCCCGCGGCGAGCTGAAGGCGCCGATCGTGATCGGCCGCGATCATCTCGATTCCGGCTCGGTGGCGAGCCCGAACCGCGAGACCGAGGCGATGCAGGACGGCTCGGACGCGGTGTCGGACTGGCCGCTGCTCAATGCGCTGCTCAATTGCGCCAGCGGCGCGACCTGGGTATCGCTGCATCATGGCGGCGGCGTCGGCATCGGCTATTCGCAGCACGCCGGCATGGTCATTGTCGCCGACGGTACTGATGATGCCGCGCGCCGGCTGGAGCGCGTGCTGTGGAACGATCCGGCGACCGGCGTAATGCGCCACGCCGATGCCGGTTATGAGGATGCCATCGCCTGCGCGGAAGCCAATGGCCTGGATCTGCCGAGCCTCGCCCGCTGA